A single region of the Lotus japonicus ecotype B-129 chromosome 4, LjGifu_v1.2 genome encodes:
- the LOC130715927 gene encoding uncharacterized protein LOC130715927, with translation MADSTIKILSIVFFLFLMIYEGYGTCSLDDLAIKQYSAERSIHGKPIWMVSITNKCSCPFYRVHLTCHGFQTALAMDPSVLRVLGDVCILNGDNPIYRHILYFEYAWDQPFPFTPASVFYKCP, from the exons ATGGCTGATTCAACCATTAAAATTCTCAGCAttgttttcttccttttccttatgATTTATGAAG GTTATGGCACTTGCTCACTGGATGATCTGGCCATAAAGCAATACTCAGCAGAACGTAGTATCCATGGAAAGCCAATTTGGATGGTGTCCATCACAAACAAATGCTCTTGTCCTTTTTACCGTGTACACTTAACCTGTCATGGTTTTCAAACAGCTCTAGCAATGGACCCTTCAGTTTTGAGGGTCTTAGGTGATGTTTGTATTCTTAATGGTGATAACCCCATCTACCGACATATTCTCTACTTTGAATATGCTTGGGATCAACCTTTTCCATTTACTCCAGCTTCCGTTTTTTACAAGTGTCCTTAA
- the LOC130713358 gene encoding probable amidase At4g34880, whose protein sequence is MLRNILKEENLEMLRMFNVVLDILHFLLSWHGYYSFFQLFTVVLLVTFSSLPPTTSAKGFSIKEATVHDLQLAFKRNQLTSKQLVEFYLKQIQIQNPVLKRVLEVNPDAVAEAERADKERKRAKETGSLLSGLHGIPVLVKDNIASKDKLNTTAGSYALLGSMVPRDTGVVARLRKAGAIILGKASLSEGSHQMSSVAPSGWCARGGQGKVSFLVYAYSMFDSEVGSP, encoded by the exons ATGCTGCGGAACATCCTTAAAGAAGAGAATTTGGAGATGCTGCGCATGTTTAATGTAGTACTAGATATTCTTCACTTCT TGCTCTCATGGCATGGTTATTACTCTTTCTTCCAATTATTTACTGTGGTCCTTCTGGTCACATTCTCTTCTTTGCCACCAACTACATCAGCAAAGGGATTCTCAATCAAGGAAGCAACTGTGCATGATCTTCAACTTGCTTTCAAGAGAAACCAATTAACCTCTAAGCAACTTGTTGAGTTCTACCTCAAACAAATACAAATCCAAAACCCAGTTCTCAAACGGGTGTTGGAGGTGAACCCAGATGCAGTAGCAGAAGCAGAAAGAGCTGACAAGGAGAGAAAAAGGGCTAAGGAAACAGGGTCTCTGCTTTCAGGGCTGCATGGAATCCCTGTTTTGGTGAAGGATAACATTGCAAGTAAGGATAAGCTGAACACCACTGCAGGCTCTTATGCTCTGCTTGGCTCTATGGTGCCTAGAGATACTGGTGTTGTTGCCAGGTTAAGGAAAGCTGGGGCTATCATATTGGGGAAGGCCAGTTTGAGTGAGGGGTCTCATCAAATGTCCAGTGTAGCACCCAGTGGTTGGTGTGCTAGAGGTGGACAAGGAAAGGTAAGTTTTCTTGTTTATgcttatagcatgtttgattCTGAAGTAGGAAGCCCATAA